AGCTCCTGCATCACGACGCGGCCGGCGCCGATGTTGAGGTGCCCCACCTCCGAGTTGCCCATCTGGCCTTCGGGGAGCCCGACGTCGGGCCCGCAGGTGGTCAAAAAGGCGTGCGGATTGGCACTATAGAGCCGGTCGAAGTTCGGCGTATCGGCGAGACGGACGGCGTTGGCTTCGCGCGTATCGCTCCAGCCCCACCCGTCGAGAATCATCAGCATCACCGGAGTCGGCATCGTTCCTCCACGCGTTTGTCAGTGAGCGATTAGGGCAACGCGGAGCCACCGGCTACCCGTTTCGGGCGACATGGCAGTCACTCGGGTTTGGAGAATTCCGCTTTCACATCTACCTACGCATCATGCTGGCGCCGTCCGGCGCCGAACCCCCATCTCACGGAGACGCATATGTTGCGGTCTGCACCGCGGATTCTCACAATGGCAGTGGCGGTGTCGATCCTGGCCGCCGGCACCGCCGACGCGCAGCGCGGAACGCGTAACAACAACAGCGCGTCCCAGTCGTCGTCCGAGTCGTCGTCCCAGGCCTCGTCCGAGTCGGCTCCCGCCGCGGCACCGGCCGCGGAGAAGGCCGCCCCGGAGGAGAAGAAGGCCGAGGCTGCACCGGCCCCGCAGGCGCCGCCGCCGCCCGCGGTGACCTATGTCACCATGGAGGCGCAGGACATCACCATCACCTCGCTGCTGCCGGGGCGCGTTGTCGCATCCGGCGTCGCCGAGGTTCGGCCGCAGGTCGACGGGATCATCATCGAACGCGTCTACGACGAGGGCGCGGACGTGACGCTCGGCGATCCGCTGTACCGGATCGACCCGGCGACCTACGCGGCGCGTGTCGCGGCGGCGAAGGCAGCCGTCGCGCAGGCCCAGGCCACCTACAACCAGGCCCTCAACGACGCGACGCGTAACGAGCAGCTGCGCAAGCGCGGCGTCACCAGCGAGCAGACCCTCGAAGCAGCGATCGCCACCCGCGACACCGCCTCCGCGGCCCTCCAGGTCGCGCAGGCAGAGCTCCAGCAGGCGGAGATCGACCTCGACCGCACGACGATCCGGGCACAGCTCTCGGGCGTCGCCGGCCGCTCGATCACGACGCAGGGCGCTCTGGTGACGGCCGGGCAGTCCTCCCCCCTCGCCGTCATCCGCAACATCGACCCGGTCCTCGTCGACGTGACGCAGTCGGCGGCCGAGATCCTGGAGTTCCGTCGCGGGCGGCTGCAGGACCGGCTCAACGACACCGACACGTCGGTGGCGCTGATCCTGGCCGACGGGACGGAGTACTCGCAGCGCGGCGAGCTGACGGCGGCCGAGCCCTACGTCAACGAGAGCACCGGCGTGGTGACGCTGCGCCTGCAATTCGACAACCCGGACCATCTCCTGCTGCCCGGCATGTACATCCAGGTGCAGATGCCGCAGGGCACGATGGACAACGTCATCCTGGCCCCGCAGGAGGGCGTGACGCGCAACCGCCGCGGTCTGCCCATCGCCTACATCGTCAACGGCGACGACGTGATCGAGGAGCGCCAGCTCAAGACCGCGGGCACGCGCGGCAACACCTGGATCGTGACGGGCGGCCTTGAGGACGGCGACAGGATGGTTGTCGCCGGCCTGCAGCGCATCCGGCCGGGCGCGAAGGTGCGTCCGCAGGAGCGTCCGGCGGCTGCCGTCCCCGATGCCACCCCGGCGGGCGCCGCCGCGCCGGACGCGCCGGATGCGGACGTCAAGCGCGACTCGGACGGCGGGCGCTCCGCCGCCGTCACGACCGAGGGCTCCGCAAAGACCGCGTCCAACGAGCAGACCAAGTCCGCTCCGGAGCCGGAGACGTCGGCCAACTGACCGACGGCGGAATCACGCGCCCCGCTCGGTGAGACGCGAGCGGGGCGTGCCGGTTCTCGAAACCCGACAGTTTCCCGTCAGGGATCGATCGCCCGGCGTGCCCCGCCGGGCGATTTCGTTCCGGCGGCACGTTCCGCCGGACCCGCGGGACGCTAGCCGACGAAAGCGATGAGGCGGCCGAGCGCCAGGACCACCACCCAGAGCACCAGCGAGATGGCGGCATGGACGGCCGTGCGCCCCCGCCCGGCGCGCTGCATGTAGAGGCCGTAGCGCGCATGGAGGAGCAGCGCCGTGGCTGCACCCGCCACGACCAGCGTGAGCTTCGCCTGGACCACGCCAAGCGCCGCGTATTCGCCGGCGCGTGACGCGAACATCACCGCACCGGTCCCGACCGCCAGGAGGAGCCCCGCCCCGGCGAACGGCACGAGGAGCCGCCCCGCCGCCTCCGCGGGCGCGCGCACGGCACCCATCCGCACCAGATTGAGCGGCACCATCGCGCCGACCAGCAGCGCGATCCCGAGGATGTGCGCGCCGTTCAGCGCGGCGTAGCCCCAACGCGCGGTGCGTGCCCACTCGGCGACCGCGCTCGACTGGAGCGCCGCCCAGATCTCCGTCATGTCGCAACCATTACAAGCCCGGTCCGGGGGAACGCCGGTGTCAGGAGCGGTCCGGGTAAAGGTCGTAGAGCGTCCCGGCGATGATGATCCGCTCCGCCTTCATCAGCCTGTGGTCCGGCTCCGCCGAGGGCTGGCCATGGACGGTGACCTCGACCCCCTCGGCGAGATCGCCGTCCTTGAGGCCGGCCCGCGAGTTGCGCCAGGGCTGGCCGACCTCGACGGTCCAGACCTCCCCGCCGGCGTCCACGGTGAGGACGCCGTGGGGGTTGCCGAGCTTGACGGACGTGATGACGCCGGTGAGCTCGATGTTGCCGCCCGTGGTCCAGCTCCAGCCGTGATGGGCGAGAACGGCGGTCGGGGCGAGGACGATCGGCACGAGGGAAGCGGTGAAGAGACGGCGCGTCAGACAGGCCATGGCGTGTGTCTCCCTGTGGAAAGGTCCCCTCGAAAGTAGCGATTTTCGATTTTCTGCCAACGGCGGCAAATTTTCCCCTTGGCGAACGCGTCGAAACCGACTAGATCACGCCTCCACAGCACGCGCCCTTCGTCTAGTGGCCCAGGACGCCGCCCTCTCACGGCGGAAACAGGGGTTCGAGTCCCCTAGGGCGTGCCAGACGATATCCCCAAGATCTCCGGCACGCAGACTTCGCCACGACGACAGACGCGGTGATCCGCCTCTATCGCGCGACGACGCCTCGGACCCGTCTTGCGCACGGTCCGTGCTCGCAAGCCCTCCCCGCATCCGCTCGCGAATCCGGCTCCCGCGCACGTTTCGCGATGCCGTCCCGCATGCCCGGATCGACACGTCCGCCCGCACCCCGGGGTTGCGCCGCCGCTCCATCAATGCGTTAAACTCATGGATGGCATACAATATGCTTATGGGACGGGTGGTACCTCCGCACACCGGGAGGTGCCGGTCGCCGCAGGGTGAGGTCGAATCCCTCGCCTTCGGCCGATCCCGACACGACGAGTCCATCTCGCCATGACGCAAGGAGCCCCGCGGATGAGAACAACCCCCATCCATATCGCCATGCGGTCCGTCCGCTCGATCGGTGCGGCCGCCGCGCTGATGGCCTCCGCCACGCTGCTTCCCGGCGGGGCCGAGGCCACCACGCTGACGTTCGCCACCAACACAGCCCCCAACAACCTGCGCGGCATCGCCGAGACGATCTTCATCGAGGAGCTGGCCGCGCAGTCGAACGGCGAGATCGAGGTCGTCCCCTACTGGGGCTCCTCGCTGATGGACGGGCGCGAGATCCTGGGCGGCGTGCGCGACGGCGTCGCCGACATGGGCTTCGTCAACATCAACTACTACCCGAACCGCCTGCTGCTGAACTCCTCGTTCATGCTCTTCCCGCGCGGGCCGGTCTCCTACGAGGACCGCATGACGGTCTTCCGCTCCGCCTACAGCGACATCCCGGACCTCGCCGACGAGCTGTCCGAGGAGGGTGTGAAGGTCGTCTACCTCTACGGCGTGATGCCGTTCGCCGGCACCTTCACCAAGGACGTCAGCTCGCTGGAAGGCTTCGACGGCCTCAGGATCCGCGCCTCCAGCCGCTGGTACCTCAACCTCCTCGACGCGGTCGGGGCGACCCCCGTCTCGGTGCCGTGGAGCGAGTGCTACCAGGCGCTTCAGACCGGCGCGATCGACTCGGTTTTCACCAACCTCGACGGCATCCACCGCGCGAGCCTCGACGAGGTTGCGCCCAACGTCTTCATCATGAACCAGCTCTGGCTGCCCACCCCGTTCCTCATCACCATCAACGAGGCGAAGTGGGAGGGTCTTTCGGACGCGGAGAAGGACGCCTTCGCCAAGGCCTGGGACTCGGCCGAGAAGAAGTTCGCCGAGAAGTACGGCGCGATGTTCGACGAGGTCGTGAAGGCGCAGAAGGACGCCGGCTACAAGGTCACCTTCGCGACCGACGAGGAGGCCGACGCCTTCGCCAACCTGCCGCAGGTGGCCGCCAACCGCGAGACGTGGATCTCCGAGGCCAAGGACGCCGGCGCGACCGACCCCGAGGCGACCCTCGAGAAGCTCAAGGGCCTGATCAGCGCCAGCCTGGGCAACTGAGCCCGGCCCGACCGGTCGCCGGCCGCGGCGGGCCCCAGGGCCCCGGCGCGGCCATCCCCGCCGTCCCCGCGCCCCAAGAGACGACATGCTGCAACGCGTCCTCACGCCCGTCATCGGCTTCCTGGCCGAGCTGTGCGGGTGGCTCCTCATCCTCGTGATGGGGTTTCTCATCGTCGACCTCATCAGCCGAGGTCTGTCAAAGCCGGTCTACGGCGTCGCGGAGATGGCGATGTTCACGATGATCGCCATCGTCTACCTCGGCCTGCCGCAGGCCGAATCCGTGCGCAGCCATGTGCGGGTGGACTTCATCGTCGAGCATCTGCCGCCGCGGCTCCGCGCGGCATGCGAGTTCCTCGTCCAGGTCCTCTCCAGCGTCACCGTGGCGATCCTCCTCTACGCGGTCGGCAAGAACGCGCTGATCGCCTACGAGCGCAGCCAGGCGGTCGCCGGACCGGTGCCGCTGGTGGTGTGGCCGGTGAAGTTCATCATGGTCGTGGCGCTGGCGCTCTACCTCACCCAGCTCCTCCTGCACACGGTGCTCGCCGCGCAGGACCTCTTCACGACGCGCGAACGGGATTGAGCCGATGGACTTCATGATGGTCGGCGTCATCGGCGTCGTCGCGTTTCTGACGCTTCTCTTCGTGGGCCTGCCGATCGCGCTCGCGTTCATCCTCGTCGGCTTCACCGGGACCGTGGCGCTCCTCAACATGAACGCCGGTCTCTCGCTGCTCGGCGAGACGATGTACACGGCGATCGCCTCCCCCACCTTCACCGTGCTGCCGCTCTTCGTGCTGATGGGGGCGTTCGCCGCCGCGAGCGGCTTCGCCGAGCGGGCCTACCGCGCCATCAACCGCGCCGCCGCCCGGATCCCCGGCTCGCTCGCCATCGCGACATCCTTCGGCAGCGCCGCCTTCGCGACCATCTGCGGCTCCTCGCTGGCGACGGCCTCGGTCTTCGGCCGCGTCGCCTACCCGGAAATGCGCCGCTACGGGTACGACAAGAAGTTCGCGCTCGGATCGATCGCCTGCTCGGGGACCTTCGCCTCGATGATCCCGCCCTCGGGCATGTTCATCCTGTTCTCGATCTTCACCGAGGTGTCGGTGGGACGGCTCTTCATGGCGGGTGTGGTGCCGGGCGTTCTGACGGCGTGCATCTACGCCGCGTCGATGTACCTGCGCGCCAGGGCCAACCCCGCCCTCGCCCCCATCTCGGAGGAGGAGCACGCCGTCACCCCGCGCGAGCGCGTCGCCGCGCTCGGCGGACTGTGGCAGATCGCGATCCTCGGCGGGCTCGTCATCGGCGGCCTCTACGGCGGGCTCTTCACCGCGACGGAGGCCGGCGCGATCGGCGCGTTCGGCACGCTCGTCTTCGGCCTTCTCAACGGCCCGCTGCGGCGCTTCCGGATCTTCGCGGGGGCGCTGCGGGAGTCGGCGTCGATCACGGCGACGCTGTTCTTCATCATCATCGGCGCGCTCTTCTTCAGCCGCTTCCTGGGGCTGACGCGCATCCCCTTCGAGCTCTCCAACTTCCTGCAGACGTGGGACGTGGAGCCATGGGTGATCCTGGCGCTGATCCTGCTGACGTGGTTCGTGCTGGGCATGCTGGTGGTGCAGTCGGCGGTGTTCGCGCTGACCTTGCCGATCCTCTTCCCCATCGTCGTGGAACTCGGCTACGAGCCGGTCTGGTTCTGCGTGATCGCGATGAAGATGAACGAGATCGCCGGCGTCACCCCGCCGGTCGGCCTCAACGCCTTCTCGCTTGCGGGCGCAGCGGGAGACGAGGTGAAGGTGAACGAGGTGTTCGCAGGCGTGTGGCCCTTCATCGTCTGCGACATCGTCGTCCTGATCCTCCTCATCGCCTTCCCGCAGATCGTCCTCTTCCTGCCGAACACGATGCTCGGCTGATCCCGGCGCCCCCGCCTATCCCGCCGTCGCCAGCCCGTTCAACGTCGTCAGCGCGTCGTCCGGCAGGCTGAGAGCAGCGGCGGCGATGTTGTCGTGAAGGTGCGCCACGGACGACGTCCCCGGGATGACGAGGACGTTGGGGCTGCGCTGGAGGAGCCACGCGAGCGCCACCTGCTGGGCACTCACACCGAGATCCCTGGCGACACCGTCGAGACCGGCCGACTGGATCGGCGTGAAGCCGCCCAGCGGGAAGAACGGCACATAGGCGATCCCCTCGTCGGCGAGGCTGTCGATCAGCGCGTCGTCGCCGCGGAACACGACGTTGTACTGGTTCTGAACGCACACGATCGGCACCACCGACTGGCCGGCGCGGACCTGCGCGGCGGTCACATTGCTGAGGCCGATGTGGGCGATCCGGCCCTCGTCCTGGAAGCGCTTCAGCACGCCGAGAGGCTCGATCACGTCGTCCTCCGGCCCGCCCATGCGCAGGTTCACCACATCGATCCGGTCGATGCCGAGGTGGTCGAGGTTGTCGTGGACGGCGCGGGTCAGTCCCTCCGGGCTGCGGTCGAGCGGCCAGCCGCCCTTCTCGTCCCGGAACGCCCCCACCTTGGTGACCAGCGTGAGCGCCTCGGGGTACGGCCGGAGCGCCTCGTCGATGAGGCGGTTGACCACGTACGGCCCGTAGAAGTCGCTGGTGTCGATGTGGTCGACCCCGCAGGCGACCGCCTCCTTCAGCACCGCGCGGGCGGCGTCCTCGTCGGCGGGCGGGCCGAAGACGTGGGGGCCGGCAAGCTGCATCGCGCCGTACCCCATCCGGTTCACGCTGATGTCGGTTCCGGGGAAGGTGAAACGACCGGCCTGCCGGGCGTCGGGTCGGGTGTGAGTGGCGTCGGTCATGTTGGTCTCCCTTTGCGAGAGGGGATGTAGACCCGTCTCCGGGAATC
The window above is part of the Acuticoccus sediminis genome. Proteins encoded here:
- a CDS encoding efflux RND transporter periplasmic adaptor subunit translates to MAVAVSILAAGTADAQRGTRNNNSASQSSSESSSQASSESAPAAAPAAEKAAPEEKKAEAAPAPQAPPPPAVTYVTMEAQDITITSLLPGRVVASGVAEVRPQVDGIIIERVYDEGADVTLGDPLYRIDPATYAARVAAAKAAVAQAQATYNQALNDATRNEQLRKRGVTSEQTLEAAIATRDTASAALQVAQAELQQAEIDLDRTTIRAQLSGVAGRSITTQGALVTAGQSSPLAVIRNIDPVLVDVTQSAAEILEFRRGRLQDRLNDTDTSVALILADGTEYSQRGELTAAEPYVNESTGVVTLRLQFDNPDHLLLPGMYIQVQMPQGTMDNVILAPQEGVTRNRRGLPIAYIVNGDDVIEERQLKTAGTRGNTWIVTGGLEDGDRMVVAGLQRIRPGAKVRPQERPAAAVPDATPAGAAAPDAPDADVKRDSDGGRSAAVTTEGSAKTASNEQTKSAPEPETSAN
- a CDS encoding DUF6152 family protein yields the protein MACLTRRLFTASLVPIVLAPTAVLAHHGWSWTTGGNIELTGVITSVKLGNPHGVLTVDAGGEVWTVEVGQPWRNSRAGLKDGDLAEGVEVTVHGQPSAEPDHRLMKAERIIIAGTLYDLYPDRS
- a CDS encoding TRAP transporter substrate-binding protein; this translates as MRTTPIHIAMRSVRSIGAAAALMASATLLPGGAEATTLTFATNTAPNNLRGIAETIFIEELAAQSNGEIEVVPYWGSSLMDGREILGGVRDGVADMGFVNINYYPNRLLLNSSFMLFPRGPVSYEDRMTVFRSAYSDIPDLADELSEEGVKVVYLYGVMPFAGTFTKDVSSLEGFDGLRIRASSRWYLNLLDAVGATPVSVPWSECYQALQTGAIDSVFTNLDGIHRASLDEVAPNVFIMNQLWLPTPFLITINEAKWEGLSDAEKDAFAKAWDSAEKKFAEKYGAMFDEVVKAQKDAGYKVTFATDEEADAFANLPQVAANRETWISEAKDAGATDPEATLEKLKGLISASLGN
- a CDS encoding TRAP transporter small permease subunit, with product MLQRVLTPVIGFLAELCGWLLILVMGFLIVDLISRGLSKPVYGVAEMAMFTMIAIVYLGLPQAESVRSHVRVDFIVEHLPPRLRAACEFLVQVLSSVTVAILLYAVGKNALIAYERSQAVAGPVPLVVWPVKFIMVVALALYLTQLLLHTVLAAQDLFTTRERD
- a CDS encoding TRAP transporter large permease, which codes for MDFMMVGVIGVVAFLTLLFVGLPIALAFILVGFTGTVALLNMNAGLSLLGETMYTAIASPTFTVLPLFVLMGAFAAASGFAERAYRAINRAAARIPGSLAIATSFGSAAFATICGSSLATASVFGRVAYPEMRRYGYDKKFALGSIACSGTFASMIPPSGMFILFSIFTEVSVGRLFMAGVVPGVLTACIYAASMYLRARANPALAPISEEEHAVTPRERVAALGGLWQIAILGGLVIGGLYGGLFTATEAGAIGAFGTLVFGLLNGPLRRFRIFAGALRESASITATLFFIIIGALFFSRFLGLTRIPFELSNFLQTWDVEPWVILALILLTWFVLGMLVVQSAVFALTLPILFPIVVELGYEPVWFCVIAMKMNEIAGVTPPVGLNAFSLAGAAGDEVKVNEVFAGVWPFIVCDIVVLILLIAFPQIVLFLPNTMLG
- a CDS encoding oxidoreductase; the protein is MTDATHTRPDARQAGRFTFPGTDISVNRMGYGAMQLAGPHVFGPPADEDAARAVLKEAVACGVDHIDTSDFYGPYVVNRLIDEALRPYPEALTLVTKVGAFRDEKGGWPLDRSPEGLTRAVHDNLDHLGIDRIDVVNLRMGGPEDDVIEPLGVLKRFQDEGRIAHIGLSNVTAAQVRAGQSVVPIVCVQNQYNVVFRGDDALIDSLADEGIAYVPFFPLGGFTPIQSAGLDGVARDLGVSAQQVALAWLLQRSPNVLVIPGTSSVAHLHDNIAAAALSLPDDALTTLNGLATAG